From the Salmo trutta chromosome 30, fSalTru1.1, whole genome shotgun sequence genome, one window contains:
- the LOC115167913 gene encoding fat storage-inducing transmembrane protein 2 produces MAGVDIIVNKFVALWRIPFVRLKLPWIFLGLSMVGSFVKSTQLVPETYFSNSRNVLNMYFVKVSWGWTLLLLTPFIFLIHYNHSLTFALRRMSSLVVATAIWYTFTETFFYIEDATGTCHRDQVPHKEFTTKWRCRSAGGQWDGYDISGHSFILSYSALIIAEEMAPMAIMERNRNIVLDLLYVSLNGIVFIWIWMFMCTSVYFHNFWQNGLGTVFGILAWFVTYRVWYPKPLSPGLPLKPTKQS; encoded by the exons ATGGCAGGCGTGGATATCATCGTGAACAAGTTTGTGGCACTTTGGAGGATACCGTTTGTCCGTCTTAAATTGCCGTGGATTTTCTTGGGTCTTTCAATGGTGGGATCCTTTGTCAAGTCGACACAGCTCGTCCCGGAGACATATTTTAGCAACAGCAGAAATGTTCTCAATAT GTATTTTGTCAAAGTGTCCTGGGGCTGGACTTTACTGCTGTTGACCCCATTCATCTTTCTAATACactacaaccacagcttgacCTTTGCCCTCCGGCGAATGAGCTCATTGGTGGTGGCCACAGCCATTTGGTACACCTTCACCGAGACCTTCTTCTACATTGAAGATGCCACAGGTACATGTCACAGGGATCAAGTCCCTCATAAAGAATTCACCACAAAGTGGAGATGCAGGAGTGCTGGGGGTCAATGGGACGGCTATGACATCTCAGGACACTCGTTCATTCTCTCGTACTCTGCACTCATCATTGCTGAAGAAATGGCACCTATGGCTATCATGGAGAGGAATCGGAACATTGTCCTTGATCTGTTATATGTGTCCCTTAATGGAATAGTATTCATCTGGATATGGATGTTTATGTGTACCTCTGTGTATTTTCATAATTTCTGGCAGAACGGTCTCGGGACTGTTTTTGGAATTCTGGCATGGTTTGTCACATATCGGGTATGGTATCCAAAGCCCTTATCGCCTGGTCTTCCACTTAAGCCCACAAAGCAGAGTTGA
- the LOC115167910 gene encoding ganglioside-induced differentiation-associated protein 1-like 1 — protein sequence MASSNNVTPTNCSWWPISAMDEDGEITDMEKSEEPAIESKPHFSKDKLVLYHWTQSFTSQKVRLVINEKGLLCEERDVSLPIAEHKEPWFMRLNLGEEVAVFIHGDTIVSDYNQIIEYLEAHFGGETVAQLIPDAGSPLHERVQQYRELLDGLPMDAYTHGCILHPELTTDSMIPKYATAEIRRHLTNAASELMKLDHEEPTLTEPYLSKQKKLMAKILDHDNVSYLKKILGELAMVLDQVEAELEKRKIEYKGQKCELWLCGPEFTLADVCLGALLHRLKFLGLSKKYWEDGSRPNLQSFFERVQKRYAFRKVLGDIHTTLLSAVLPNAFRMVKKKPPSFFGASFLMGSLGGMGYFAYWFLKKKYV from the exons ATGGCGTCTTCCAACAATGTTACCCCCACCAACTGTAGCTGGTGGCCCATCTCAGCCATGGATGAAGACGGCGAAATTACAGATATGGAGAAAAGCGAAGAGCCAGCTATCGAGTCGAAACCTCATTTCTCCAAAGACAAGCTTGTTTTGTATCACTGGACTCAGTCGTTCACCTCTCAAAAG GTGCGTCTGGTGATCAATGAGAAGGGTCTGCTGTGTGAAGAGAGGGACGTGAGTCTCCCTATAGCCGAGCACAAGGAGCCCTGGTTCATGAGGCTCAATCTGGGGGAGGAGGTGGCTGTCTTCATCCACGGAGACACCATCGTCTCAGACTACAACCAGATCATAGAGTACCTAGAGGCTCATTTTGGGGGAG AAACGGTGGCCCAGCTGATTCCCGATGCTGGCTCTCCACTCCACGAGCGTGTACAGCAGTACCGTGAGCTGCTGGACGGCCTGCCCATGGATGCTTACACCCATGGCTGTATCCTGCACCCAGAGCTCACCACCGACTCCATGATCCCAAAGTATGCCACCGCTGAAATACGTA gACACTTGACCAACGCTGCGTCTGAGCTGATGAAGCTGGACCATGAGGAGCCCACTCTGACAGAGCCATACCTCTCCAAGCAGAAAAAGCTCATG GCAAAAATATTGGACCATGACAATGTCAGCTACCTGAAGAAGATTCTTGGCGAGTTGGCGATGGTACTAGATCAGGTGGAGGCCGAGCTAGAAAAGAGGAAAATCGAGTATAAAG GTCAAAAGTGTGAGTTGTGGCTATGTGGACCTGAATTTACACTAGCTGATGTCTGCCTGGGAGCCTTGTTGCACAGGCTTAAGTTCTTGGGACTCTCAAAGAAATACTGGGAGGACGGCAGCCGACCCAACCTCCAGTCCTTTTTCGAGCGAGTGCAAAAACGCTACGCTTTCCGCAAGGTTCTGGGCGACATCCACACAACCCTCCTGTCAGCAGTTCTACCTAACGCATTCCGAATGGTAAAAAAGAAGCCACCATCTTTTTTCGGGGCCTCTTTCCTCATGGGCTCTCTGGGAGGGATGGGATACTTTGCCTATTGGTTTTTAAAAAAGAAATATGTGTAG
- the LOC115167912 gene encoding junctophilin-2-like — protein sequence MSGGRFEFDDGGAYCGGWEGGKAHGHGICTGPKGQGEFSGSWNYGFEVVGVYTWPSGNTYEGIWSQGKRHGLGVETKGQWVYKGEWTHGFKGRYGLRLSVGSGAKYEGTWNNGLQDGYGTETYADGGM from the coding sequence atgagtggaggtcgttttgAATTTGATGATGGCGGAGCTTATTGTGGTGGTTGGGAGGGTGGCAAAGCCCATGGGCATGGGATCTGCACCGGACCTAAAGGACAGGGCGAGTTCTCCGGCTCCTGGAATTACGGGTTTGAAGTAGTTGGAGTGTACACCTGGCCAAGCGGAAATACCTATGAAGGCATCTGGTCGCAAGGGAAGCGCCACGGTCTAGGAGTTGAGACTAAAGGACAGTGGGTTTACAAGGGAGAATGGACTCATGGCTTTAAGGGGAGATATGGCTTGCGTCTGAGTGTGGGTAGTGGGGCAAAATATGAAGGAACATGGAATAACGGATTACAAGATGGATATGGCACAGAGACATATGCTGATGGAGGTATgtga